Genomic DNA from Candidatus Omnitrophota bacterium:
TGAATCTTATCAGGATTGATTTTCTCTATTGCGTCTTTTAGCTTTTTAATATGCCTTAGGTCATCGTTGACGCCCTTAACCAGCATCACCTCTAACCAGATCTTGCCTCTAAATTCCTTTCTTAAATCTATCAAGCCGCTGATTATATTTTCTGTTTCTATGGCCTCTTGCGGCCGGTTAATCTCCGTAAATACCCTCTCGTTTATGGCATTTAAGGAGGGGACTATCAGACTAGCGCCGAGTAATGCCTTGCGCACCGAAGCAATATTTAGCAATGAGGCATTAGTGATAACCGTAATGGGCACCAGGGTAATATTTTTTATACCTGCGATTAACTGGCCTATCGCGATATTCAGGGTGGGCTCGCCTGAACCAGAAAGGGTGATATAATCCAGGCGTTTGGCATCTAAAACATTATTTTCCAGCCACGACTTTAATTCATCGACGATCTCCTGGGGCGGTATATATTCTTTTATTTCCCTGGTCTTTTCTGACGTCTGGCCTAACTGGCAGTAAATACAGTTAAAGCTGCATATCTTATGGGGGGTAAGCGTGATTCCCAAAGACATGCCTAATCTGCGTGATTTTACCGGACCGTATATATATTTCATTCTAAATAAAATCCCCCCACCTTCTTATCTATGCTCATACGAAAGTAGGGGGAGTAATTATTTTTTACTTTACCTCTATAATGCAATTATGGGTACCAAAGGCGTTAGGGACACAAGAAGTGCAATGCGGGTCGTTAAGCCAGGAACCGTCTACAAAAAACTTATATTCATGCCTGCCCGGTTTCAGATTGACCTTTGCTGCCCAATTACCCTTAGAATCTTTCTTGGCAGAAAGCAGCTTGGTGTTCCATTTATTAAAAGTACCTGCCAAAGCCACCCGTTTTGCCTGCGGCGCATATAACCTGAATTCCGTAGGTTTTGATTTTG
This window encodes:
- a CDS encoding radical SAM protein, yielding MKYIYGPVKSRRLGMSLGITLTPHKICSFNCIYCQLGQTSEKTREIKEYIPPQEIVDELKSWLENNVLDAKRLDYITLSGSGEPTLNIAIGQLIAGIKNITLVPITVITNASLLNIASVRKALLGASLIVPSLNAINERVFTEINRPQEAIETENIISGLIDLRKEFRGKIWLEVMLVKGVNDDLRHIKKLKDAIEKINPDKIQLNSPIRTTAKENVSSLEKGKLEKIRRILGDKCEII
- a CDS encoding glycogen-binding domain-containing protein; translated protein: MAILTKSKPTEFRLYAPQAKRVALAGTFNKWNTKLLSAKKDSKGNWAAKVNLKPGRHEYKFFVDGSWLNDPHCTSCVPNAFGTHNCIIEVK